A section of the Papio anubis isolate 15944 chromosome 2, Panubis1.0, whole genome shotgun sequence genome encodes:
- the LOC110742490 gene encoding histone H3-like 4, translated as MASARTGAERAEPEPERALQRQAGLGSASRSAPGRGSWRGALRAGRARRQGAEGEPLRRLRGSPSGLAADRGAGEPRENTTFVPYFNIQSSKIEQDRLQTPQACALYWTSEETSSLQTWYWYCGTVALGEIRRYQKSSELLIRKLPFQCLVREIAQDFKTDMHFQSAAVGALQEASEAYLVGLFEDTNLCAIRAEHVTIVPKDIQLTHHVRGKCA; from the exons ATGGCCTCGGCACGCACCGGAGCCGAGCGAGCCGAGCCGGAGCCGGAGCGCGCT CTGCAGCGTCAGGCGGGGCTGGGGAGCGCCAGCCGCAGCGCGCCGGGGagggggagctggagaggggccCTGCGAGCGGGCCGGGCTCGGCGGCAGGGGGCGGAGGGCGAGCCCCTGAGGCGTCTGCGCGGGAGTCCGAGCGGGCTGGCGGCCGACCGCGGCGCGGGAGAGCCCCGGGAAAACACCAC CTTCGTTCCTTACTTTAACATCCAAAGCTCAAAAATAGAACAAGATCGA CTACAAACGCCACAAGCGTGCGCCCTCTACTGGACAAGTGAAGAAACCTCGTCATTACAGACCTGGTACTGGTACTGTGGCACTGTGGCACTCGGTGAAATTAGACGTTATCAGAAGTCCTCTGAACTTCTGATTCGCAAACTTCCCTTCCAGTGTCTGGTGCGAGAAATTGCTCAGGACTTTAAAACAGATATGCACTTCCAGAGTGCAGCTGTTGGTGCTTTGCAGGAGGCAAGTGAGGCCTATCTGGTTGGCCTTTTTGAAGACACCAACCTGTGTGCTATCCGTGCCGAACATGTAACAATTGTGCCAAAAGACATCCAGCTAACACACCACGTACGTGGAAAATGTGCTTAA